TTTTTTGTCCTGGATTGGGGTAGGGAGCAGGAATGCATCTCTCTCTTAGTTTAGTTTGAGTTTCCCAGAGGGCAGAGCATGAGACAATGATGTGGTTGTAAGTAGTTCATTGGTAGATGATCCCGGGAATGAGGAGTGAAGAAGTCGGGAGGATGAGAGAGACAAGGAGGAAAAGGCAATACAAGGGGTGTGTGGAAAAGTTCCCTGTCAGAGCATTAGTGGCTTGAGTCCACTGGGAAGTGTAGGAAGCACAGAGACTGACTTCCAAAATTGTTCTTATAAAGGTCCAGAGAGGAATGTTTCTGCATTAAACATCTGtatgtaaaattcaaatttacatcAAGTTTGACCTCCTATTCCCCAAGGTACCTAAAAGCATGTATATAGATTATCAGAACAATATACATATCAATGAACATATATTGAATGCATAAAGATAAGGTTGCCTTTTACCTGAAGTTTAGTACTGTAATTAGAAAAACTCGGAACTTGCCTTTACCTACAAGACAATTTGTTACATTATACTCCCGAACAGTGATTGAATGAAAGTTACAGAACTATGCACAAACACCTAGATAGAAACCAAAGAATAAATACTCCACTTAAGAATTGACAGAATCCTTAAAGACTAGATTTGTTTGTGTGACTTGAACTGCTTAATATCCCCTTGAGAATGTGATAATGATTCATGATGATTTTGAATCCACATTACAATCTCAAGAATCTTCACAGATATATCCTCACAGGCAATAGCTATAAAATCACAGTGACTTTGGATTTGTTACTGAAAGATGAAAAGTTCTTATTCTAAGAGGTTAAGATTTTGGGTATTGTGAATGAATCTGACATATTCCATTTCATCTACTATTTTAGAACACTATACCTTCGAAGGATTGTTCTGTACTCCCAAGCCATAGATGGGAAATAGGGAAGATGTTAATAAACAACCAGTTAGTAAGGAACTTTAGCTGATTTACTCTGTTTCCACAGTCTTTTTCATGTGAACGAACAGGCATAATCCAAGTTACTAGAATTCCTTGTTTACCTACTCTTAACACCAGAAAGTCATGAAGTGTATCAACACTATACAAAGTCAGTACTCAGCTATGCTACTAATAAATCCCCAAGCTTTGGGATGCTTTGGAGATCTGTTGCTAGTAAACATTTTTCAAGAAAAACTCACATTTTTTTAATGGGtcttaatgctctgctgtcatgGGCAACAAAACACATTGGCAAGGCTGAGAATATAAAGTCAGAGAATTTGAAGATGAGGGTCACCTGTATACTAGCTGGGTGATCCTGAGcaaatttcttaactttttatggAACAGTTTATTCAACTGgacattatgaaaaaaaattgcacTGCAGGGACAGGATTCATTCCATTGGGCTTAACAGCTAATGCCAAACTTCGGGTCATCCTCTTCGTCATCATCCTATGCATCTACCTGGTGACTGTATATGGCAATCTTAGCACAATCATTCTTATCAGAATCTCTTCTCAGCTCCATCATCCTATGTATTTATTCCTGAGCCACTTGGCTTTTGCTGACATAGACTATTCATCATCTGTCACTCCCAATGTGCTTGTAAACTTCCTGGTGGAGAGCAACACAATCTCCTATTCTGGATGTGCCATCCAGCTTGGTTCTGCCATCTTCTTTGGGACAGCTGAGGGCTTCCCTCTGGCAGTTATGGCATATGATCACTTTGTGGCAATCTGCAACCCACTGCTTTATTCAACCAAAATGTCCACACAAATCTGTGTCCAGTTACTCTCTGTGGCTTATGTAGGTGGTTTTCTCAATGCTTCAATTTATActatttccttcttctctttattCTTCTGTGGACGAAATCAAGTCAATCACTTTTTCTGTGATTTTGATCCTTTAGTTAAACCTTCCTGTTCTGATATTAGTATTCCCGCAGTTGTTCCCTCATTTTCTGCTGGATCCATCATTGTGATCACAGTGTTTGTCATAGCTGTTTCCTACGCCTACATCCTCATCACCATCCTGAAGATGCACTCTTCCGAGAGACTCCacaaggccttctccacctgcacCTCCCACCTCACTGCAGTCACTCTGTTCTATGGGACAATTACATTCATTTATGTGATGCCCAAATCCAGCTACTCAACTGACCAGAAGAAGGTGGTGTCTGTGTTCTACATGGTGGTGATCCCCATGTTGAACCCTCTCATCTACAGTCTCAGGAATAATGAGATTAAGGGCACTCTGAAAAAGAGCTTTGTAGAAAAACACTTTCTTAAGGAAACGTTCAATTTTATTGGGTTTGTTGTAATAGTATAATatgaacatacaaaaaaaattgagttCCTGTGGTCACGATACATCCATATATTATTATACAGTTTGAAGCTTCTAAAAAACAGAATGTGGGTTTtccaatataaaataataaatcagaaggTGACAGGGAGATACCTTACTGAAAttaatttatcattaaaaaaacagaaattacttTACATGATGTGCAGGTTTAGATATATAATGCCCcctaaaaagccatgttctttaatgcaatattgtggtgATTTATTattctgttgattagggtggaagctTTGATTGAATTAAtatcatggaggtgtggaccctgtgcactcagggtgggtcttaattagatcactggagtcctttaaaaagagccgaCGGAGACCCAAAATGAGTACTGACGCCTAGAGATGCTTgcagatgtggacagaaggatgtttggagaagctaagctaaaAGCTCaagcccagaatttgtcctggagaagctatgagaggattCCCAGGTGCTtagaaagaaagccactggaatcagaagttgaaagcaaaaaactgggagcaaaagaccagcagatgccagccacgtgccttcccagctaacagaggtgttctggacaccatcagctgttcttcactgaaggtatcctcttgttgatgtcttagtttggacagttttatggcctttaccccctttaaaaaagccaatccatttctggtattttgaataatggtagctgtagcaaaccagaacacatgaaaaaatatttaatttgctgAAAATCTGTTTAAacttgtatttatatattatttgaaaattagtTCTCTGCCCTAAGTTAAGTTACTGTACTTTTACAGCTTTCAGAGTGTGTGCATTTTCATCAACTACTTATCCTGTGGTAACCCTGGTAACTACAGATATAACAAGATACATTCTGAGTGGAAAAGACAAAATGTAACagaggagagaaactaagatggcggctaggtgagacagggcaaaaaaacacctccgtgaaaaacactagataaaaaccagaaagtgacccagaatactggttacagcgatgtgccagctggacgaggtctgctagtatcacaggggccgtatacttggtgaaaacgagagtctgcattctgaaacgagtgagtaagctggctggaagacccgcagccgcacagcattgtggggaagccagggcttggcatttggagaccgactggctctttaaaaaaaaaaaaaaagggaaaaacccaggagcggctgcagttacgggagtgggaaccacgcagcaaaacacagcaagagggggctgggctggcctctcggtgtctggcctggaggatagcccgctgcagatacctttggggccgggggaatggaggggagagccggaagctgaaagaaacactgcagctagcagctggctccccggagggctggataaactcctgcccggggctgtgcccacagcccagagccctgccagttgtcccggagctgggaaggaggaactgtgcgaggagggggatgttgagacgccccgtttggccatctttgcatcaggctgagagcaccgctgcacagcctggcggcccggggcttcccttgagggacggcatgcacttgtgatgtagcacggcattccctcggcagagctcctagaggatcgcggctgggaggggggacccgctcggagaacccagggacactatgtgaagtccagtggtttgtgggacagcaagagagagggtctggggctgaaatgaaatgaaggcttagactcttgcagcggccttgaatcgccaggaacctgggggatttgaatattaaagctgcccttcctccctggccaccgtacacacgccccacattcagggtggacggctccagcaacacacccaaactgagttctccaactgaaccccacaagaatcatttccccatacactgtgggaacaaggttgagaattgacttgaggggtataggtgactcacagacgccatctgctggtgagttagagaaagtgtatgttaTCAAActgtgtttttgaaaaattagattggtatctttttttacaacttgaaagaaccctatcaagcaaagcaaatgccaagaggccaaaaacaacagaaaatcttaatgcatatgataaaaccagatgatatggagaatccaactccaaacacacaaatcaagatattggaagagactcagtacttggcagaattaatcaaagaactacaatcgaggaatgaaaacatggcaaaggatttaaaggacaccaagaagaccatggcccaggatataagcaacataatgaagaccctagaagagcataaagaaggcattgcaagagtaaataaaaaaatagaagatcttatggacataaaataaactgttggccaaattaaaaagactctggatattcacaatacaaggtTAGAGGacgttgaacaacgtctcagtgtcctaaaagtccacagaacagaaaatgaaagaacaaaagaaagaatggagaaaaaaattgaaaaaatcaaaatggatctcagggatatgatagataaaataaaacatccaaacttaagactcattggtgtcccagaaggggaagagaagggtaaaggtctagaaagagtattcaaagaaattgttggggaaaacttccccaaccttctacacaatataaatacacaaagtataaatgcccagcaaacaccaaatagaataaatccaaataaacccactccaagacatattctgatcagactctcaaatactgaagagaaggagcaagttctgaaagcagcaagagaaaagcaattcaccatatacaaaggaaacaacataagactaaattgtgactattcagcggccaccatggaggcgagaaggcagtggcatgacatatttaaaattctgagagagaaaaatttccaaccaagaatactttatccagcaaaactctccttcagatttgagggagagcttaaatttttcacagacaaacaaatgctgagagattttgccaataaaagacctgccccacttcagattctaaagggagccctaccaacagagaaacaaagaaaggagaaagacatatagagaattttaacagacttatacagtaccttacatcccaaatcaccaggacactcatttttctctagtgatcacggatctttctccagaagggaccataagctgggacataaaacaagcctcaataaatttaaaaaaattgaatatactcaaagcacattctccaaccacaatggaatacaaatagaagtcaataatttttgaactgtaactccactatttacttcctacatgatataaaatacacaaactctaatgacaaatcagtggttttgaattcaatgtaaaatatgtaattttagacaactatataaaggtgggggaatggaggagtataggaacatagtttatgtgtcctattgaaatgaaggtggtatcaaaaaaaaaacaagattgttatggatttaagaggttaattttaagccccacagtaaacacaaagaaattatcagagaatataaccatagagatgaaaagtagagtatgggttaagagaaatgggggaaggggcaatggggaattaataaatgagtgtagggttgctgtttgaggtgaagggaaatttctagtaatggatggtgggaaagagcattacaacattctaaatgtgattaatcccactaatggaaggctagggagggggtggaatgggaagatttaggctgtatatatgtttccacaattgaaaaaaaaaaaaaagtctaaatagatgacaattgaatgccaaggatgaacctggatgggattgggggatggaggacaggaggttcaaagggatacagttgagacataaggaaaaggaaatatagaatgtaagctttgtatcattgttgaatctcttgtacttcttagctgcgcttaatgggattgcataaaagaatgttcttattcatgggaagtgtatatgtgaattatagtgtttgctcaagggtgtgtgcagctagctctcatatgttcagaagacagagcaatagatgatggatgatagggagggagagaaagaaatagcgatgtgacagcatgttaaagttggtggattaggctatcgggggaggggggtcaaggtatgatggaattctgtgtatggggttagtattgtttttgcaactgttactataactctgaatttatttcaaaataaaaaaaataatagagagacatatagggaaaaaatatatacctattgcaaactatatactacagttagtagtattttaacattctttcaccaacagtcacaaatatactatatcaaaatttaaaaaaatgtaacagaataaaattaatgcAGATTGTCTGCCTATAGAAAGTTTATCTGCTGATAATGAACTTTCTGGACCCATAAAATTTTGGCCTGTGTTTTTAGTCTCTGACTCTAATCTGGATATAGGAGTTCTCAACAGAAGAAGAAGATGAGACTCAATGTTGATACTGTGAATTCTTAATTTGGGTTAGAGAAGTTGACTTCCTCTATGAGAATGAGTAAGTTTCTTGAATTCCTCATGAACTGAGATCCTGCCAGAGGAGAAGATCCAATTTTATATCAACACTTGTTATGATTTTTTTGGTCACCCCCAATGAAGAAAAGCAAGCAACAATTTCTAGAAGGAGAATCCAACTCATTGGATGACATTGGGATGATGAATAACAAGCCCAGAGGTGACTTGTTCAAGATCAAGCTACCTTTTGGCAGAAAAGTTCAAGAGAATGGACTGTTTCTCCTGTGAAATTGTAACTTGTTCGAGATAGGCTCATTGACTGCTACGTTGAGAACTACCACAATTTGCATCCTTTTTTGCAAGCAAAAATATGTACCATTCGGCattatccatttcatttattcatttgttctttcagtcattaaaaaattatattatctCTATTATTCCAGGCTCTTTTCTAGGCAATTAGAAATATTtgacaaaaagaaatatctgcccttatgaaatttatcttCTAGCatgggagacagacaataaaactAAGAAAAGTGATACAGAGGATTAGGAAGTGGTAAGTGCAATGCCTAAAGACAAAGCAGGATAGAGTGACGGAGATTGATGTACTAGGTACAGGGAATGGTCAGTGTGGGTCTCACTGAGTAAGTAATATATGACCAAAGGATTGCAGGAGGTGAGGACCCTTCATATTGACAATTGGACTACTTGCACACATTTGTGCCAGTCAAGTCTTCCACTCATATAAGTAGAATTTACCTTTGAGGCTCTGTTATACAATGACAAGTTTTGAAATTTTAACCAACTTCTGTCATGAGaacaactaaaaagaaatgaTGCAATGTAAATATATCTTAAAATCACTTTAGAGCTTACAGGACAAGGAGGAAACACCTCGCCACAAAGTCTGAGTATCTAGAGAGGTGAGCAGAACATGCAAAAATGCTTTTGCATTGAGCAATAGGAAAATCAGAAGAATCAGCCATCAACTAGGAACTCGTATTTCACGTTCGTTTGGGGAGAGGGAAACAGATGTCAAATCCTAGGTATTGTGTGCATAAGAATTCTGAATAGTATATCTCACGATGCCCTCAGGACAAGGGGAAGACTCAATTAAGCAAGACC
This genomic stretch from Choloepus didactylus isolate mChoDid1 chromosome 6, mChoDid1.pri, whole genome shotgun sequence harbors:
- the LOC119536980 gene encoding olfactory receptor 502-like, translated to MKKNCTAGTGFIPLGLTANAKLRVILFVIILCIYLVTVYGNLSTIILIRISSQLHHPMYLFLSHLAFADIDYSSSVTPNVLVNFLVESNTISYSGCAIQLGSAIFFGTAEGFPLAVMAYDHFVAICNPLLYSTKMSTQICVQLLSVAYVGGFLNASIYTISFFSLFFCGRNQVNHFFCDFDPLVKPSCSDISIPAVVPSFSAGSIIVITVFVIAVSYAYILITILKMHSSERLHKAFSTCTSHLTAVTLFYGTITFIYVMPKSSYSTDQKKVVSVFYMVVIPMLNPLIYSLRNNEIKGTLKKSFVEKHFLKETFNFIGFVVIV